The Gigantopelta aegis isolate Gae_Host unplaced genomic scaffold, Gae_host_genome scaffold72, whole genome shotgun sequence genome has a segment encoding these proteins:
- the LOC121367249 gene encoding alpha-1,6-mannosyl-glycoprotein 2-beta-N-acetylglucosaminyltransferase-like, with protein MRTVRQPYGNVQHLKKLASACGPSELYTTPLQPLRIINILPCDSHKTCTNRQHTAVRFPYALYDLTHKNVFPGFHPNDCPRNLDITSARKRRCNNAEYQDKFKHYREGHVCQIKHHWLWKMHFAFDRIRILAGFNGTLLRLDDDYYLADDVIHFIRKLDLYRKKSYSDCRMYILGDHEHFSEAPFRTAANGVLKASYYVGIGRGMAFTREFWEAFKKCSKSFCTHDEYNWDFALHRIAATCMRGGLRVMKPVASRVFHVGTCLGFHRKINNCRLETVKKNIQQLLHTVSANLFPDTISVIQANLAARPATQQYGGWADPRDHQLCLNIFHNVSDDEAILAQILNTLRHPANRSRL; from the exons ATGCGAACCGTGCGACAGCCGTATGGAAATGTTCAACATTTGAAAAAGCTCGCATCGGCATGCGGCCCGTCCGAATTATACACGACACCACTACAACCATTGCGAATCATCAacatactgccgtgcgactCCCATAAGACCTGTACGAATCGCCAACATACTGCCGTGCGATTCCCGTACGCCCTGTACGATTTG actcataaaaatgttttcccGGGCTTTCATCCAAATGATTGCCCGCGAAATTTGGACATCACGTCTGCTAGGAAAAGGCGCTGTAATAACGCTGAGTACCAGGACAAATTTAAACACTACAGAGAAGGACACGTCTGCCAAATTAAACACCACTGGTTGTGGAAGATGCACTTCGCCTTCGACCGGATTCGGATCTTGGCGGGTTTTAACGGAACCCTTCTCAGACTCGACGACGACTATTACCTCGCTGATGACGTCATTCACTTCATCCGGAAGTTAGATCTGTACAGAAAAAAGTCCTACTCGGACTGCAGGATGTATATCTTGGGAGACCACGAACACTTCTCCGAGGCCCCGTTTCGAACAGCAGCCAATGGAGTTCTAAAGGCTTCCTACTACGTGGGGATCGGAAGGGGTATGGCGTTCACGAGGGAATTCTGGGAGGCGTTTAAAAAGTGTTCCAAGTCTTTCTGCACCCACGACGAGTACAACTGGGATTTCGCTCTGCACCGCATCGCGGCCACCTGCATGCGTGGAGGTCTGAGGGTCATGAAACCCGTGGCCAGTCGAGTCTTCCACGTCGGCACATGTCTCGGATTCCACAGGAAGATCAACAACTGCAGACTGGAGACCGTGAAAAAGAACATCCAGCAGCTGCTACACACAGTCTCGGCCAATCTGTTTCCAGACACGATATCGGTGATCCAGGCCAACCTCGCCGCGAGGCCTGCGACACAGCAGTACGGGGGTTGGGCGGATCCGCGAGATCACCAGCTCTGTCTGAACATATTCCACAACGTCAGCGACGACGAAGCCATTCTAGCACAGATACTCAACACTCTCAGACATCCTGCGAACAGAAGTCGACTGTGA